The region ACCGGCAAGGTGTACGTCGCCCTCACCAACAACTCCCGCCGCACCGCCGTCGACGAGGCGAACCCCGTGACGGGCAATCGGTACGGACACGTGCTCGAGCTCACCGAGACCGAGGGTCAGGCCGGCCGCCGGTTCGGGTGGAGCGTGCTGCTGCTCTGCGGCGACCCGAGCACGTTCGAGAACGCCTACTTCGCGGGATTCCCGAAGGAGCTGGTCTCGCCGATCTCGTGCCCGGACAACGTCGCGTTCGATTCGAAGGGCGACCTGTGGATCTCGACCGACGGCGCGCCGAGCACGATCGGCTATGGCGACGGACTCTTCAAGGTGCCGCTGACCGGCTCCGAGCGCGGACACGTGCAGCAGTTCCTGTCGGTTCCCCGCGACGCCGAGACCTGCGGGCCGGTCATCCACGACCAGGAGGGCCTCGTGTTCGTCGCGGTGCAGCACCCGGGCGAGGACGGCAGCTTCGAGCAGCCGCGCTCGCTGTTCCCCGACTACGGATCGAGCGCTCCTGGCGACGTCGCCGACGCACCGCGACCGTCGGTCGTGCAGGTGCACCGGATCTGATTCCGCCAACGAGACCCGGCCCGGGCGAGAGCGCCGGGCCGGGTCTCGTGCTCGCCCCCGAGTAGCGCGTCATCTCGAGGTTTCGGCTATTCTGGTCTGATGCCCGCGGAGCACTCTTCCGCGGAGAGAGCTGAATAGAGGAGACCGCTGATGGACATCGAACTCGGACTGCTGCGCGGAATCGAGAAGGAGAAGGCGATCCCCTTCGACGAGCTCGTGTCGATCATCGAGCAGGCGATCCTCACCGCATACGGCAAGCACGTGTCTGAAGACGGTGCGGTTCCCGCCGGCGTGCGCGTCGAACTCGATCGCAAGACCGGTCACGTCGCCGTGCTGCAGCCTGTCACCGACGAGGACGGCGCGGTCATCGGCGAGGAGGAGGCGACTCCCGAGGACTTCGGCCGCATCGCCGCCTACGCAGCCAAGCAGGTCATCAGCCAGCGTCTGCGCGACATCGCGGACGACGCCGTGCTCGGAGAATTCCGCGGCAAGGAGGGCGACATCGTCGCCGGCGTCATCCAGCAGGGTCCCAACCCCCGCATGATCCACGTCGACCTCGGCACCGTTGAGGCGATCCTTCCGCCCGAGGAGCAGGTGCCCGGCGAGGAGTACGCCCACGGTCGCCGGCTTCGCGTCTACGTCACCAGCGTCGCCAAGGGCGCCAAGGGCCCGCAGATCACCGTCTCGCGCACCCACCCCGGTCTCGTCCGCAAGCTGTTCGCGCTCGAGGTGCCCGAGATCGCGGGCGGTCTCGTCGAGATCGTCTCACTCGCGCGCGAGGCAGGGCACCGCACGAAGATCGCCGTCAAGGCCAACGATCCGTCGGTCAACGCGAAGGGGTCGTGCATCGGTGAGATGGGCCGTCGCGTCCGCGCAGTGACCGAGGAACTCGCGGGGGAGAAGATCGACATCGTCGATCACCACCCCGACCTCGCGACCTTCGTCGCGCACGCTCTCTCTCCGGCCAAGGTCACCTCTGCGTTCGTGCTGGACGCGAACACGAAGGCCGTCCGCGCGCTGGTGCCCGACTATCAGCTGTCGCTCGCGATCGGCAAGGAGGGGCAGAACGCCCGTCTGGCCGCGAAGCTCACCGGCGCGAAGATCGACATCCAGCCCGACAGCGTGATGGAGTGACGCACCGCGGCCTGTCCGCCCGCGGTGCGGCGGGCATCGGTCTGCGTGGCGAGGTGTAAGATGGACCCTGTACGAACGTGCGTAGGTTGCCGCGGTCGTGCCTCTCGAACCGCCCTGATCAGGGTGGTCGTGCAGAACGACCGGCTCGTCATCGACGAGCGGGCAGCTCTGCCAGGGAGGGGCGCGTGGCTGCATCCCTCGCCCGAGTGCCTCGACACCGCCCTGCGGCGACGGGCCTTCGCACGAGCACTCCGCGTGCCGCCGTCCATCGGTTTTCCCGATGCGGAGGACGCGCAGACCATCCAACGGCACTTCCACCGGAACAAAGGCTGAACGGCTATGGAAACAAAGTGAACGGCTCGAAATGAGACCCGTCCGCGACTAGTGGTCTGCCCTGCCTGGGCGGACCGACCCAGACAGGAGAATTGTGGCTGCCAAACCACGTGTGCACGAGATCGCCGCTGAACTCGGCGTCGACAGCAAGTTCGCGCTCGCGAAGCTCAAGGAGCTCGGCGAGTTCGTGAAGAGCCCGTCTTCGACGGTGGAGCCCCCGGTGGCGCGCAAGCTGCGCGCCGCGATCGAGGCCGACCCGAACGCGAAGCCGGCTGAGAAGACCGAGGCGAAGCCGGCATCCAAGCCCGCCGCCTCGTCCAAGGCCCCGACGCCTGGCCCGAAGCCCGGCCCGGTCAAGAAGGCGGCTCCCGCCGAGGCGCCTGCGGCCGCGGAGGCCTCTGCTGCGCCTGCGGCTCCCGCCGAGTCCGCGCCGAAGTCCGGCGCGCCCACTCCCGGCCCCGCAAAGCCCGCGGCTCCCAAGCCCGGCGGCAGCGCACCGGCTGAGAGCACCCCGAAGCCCGGCGGTGCCCCGAAGCCCGGCGCTCCGCGTCCCGGCAACAACCCGTTCTCTTCCGCGCAGGGCATGGGACAGCGTCCCGCAGGCCCACGTCCTGGCAACAACCCCTTCGCCTCGGCGCAGGGCATGGGGCAGCGTCCGACGCCGGGCAACATCCCGCGTCCGCAGGCTCCCCGTCCCGGTTCGCCCCGCGTCGGCGCTCCGCGCCCCGGTCGCCCCGGCGGCGCCGGAGCACGAGGCGGCCAGGGCGGTCGTCCCGGTGCACCCTTCCAGCAGCGTCCCGGCGGCCCCGGCCGTCCCGGTGGTGCAGGTGCAGGTGCCGGTGCCGGTGGTGGCTTCCAGCGTCCTGGTGGTGGCTTCGCCGGTCGTCCCGGTGGTGGCGGCGGTCGCGGCCGCGGTCCCGGCGGTGGTACCGCCGGCGCGTTCGGCAAGGGCGGCGGCAAGAGCAAGCAGCGCAAGTCGCGTCGGGCGAAGCGTCAAGAGTTCGAGATGCGGTCGGCGCCGGTCGTCGGCGGCGTCAACGTCTCCAAGGGCAATGGCGAGATCATCCGTCTGCGTCGTGGTGCCTCAATCGCCGACTTCGCCGACAAGCTCGAGGCCCTGAACGGCTACACCGTGCAGCCCGGCACCCTGGTCACGATCCTCTTCAACCTCGGCGAGATGGCCACGGCCACCGAGTCGCTCGACGAGGCGACCTTCGAGGTGCTCGGTGCCGAGCTCGGCTACAAGATCCAGATGGTCTCGCCCGAGGACGAGGACAAGGAGCTCCTCGAGGGCTTCGGTCTCGACCTCGAGGCCGAGCTCGAGGCTGAGAGCGACGAGGATCTCGAGATCCGCCCGCCCGTCGTCACCGTCATGGGCCACGTCGACCACGGTAAGACGCGCCTGCTCGATGCGATCCGTCAGTCGAACGTCATCGAGGGTGAGGCCGGCGGCATCACCCAGCACATCGGTGCGTACCAGATCTGGACCGAGCACGACGGTATCGACCGTGCGGTGACGTTCATCGACACCCCGGGCCACGAGGCGTTCACCGCCATGCGTGCTCGCGGTGCGCAGGTCACCGACATCGCGATCCTGGTGGTCGCCGCCGACGACGGCATCATGCCGCAGACGGTGGAGGCGCTGAACCACGCGCAGGCGGCCGGTGTGCCGATCGTCGTCGCGGTCAACAAGGTCGACAAGCCCGAGGCCAATCCGGCCAAGGTCCGTCAGCAGCTGACCGAGTACGGTCTGGTCGCCGAGGAGTATGGCGGAGACGTCATGTTCGTCGACGTGTCGGCCCGCAACGGCACCGGCATCCAGGAGCTCGT is a window of Microbacterium esteraromaticum DNA encoding:
- a CDS encoding YlxR family protein, with amino-acid sequence MDPVRTCVGCRGRASRTALIRVVVQNDRLVIDERAALPGRGAWLHPSPECLDTALRRRAFARALRVPPSIGFPDAEDAQTIQRHFHRNKG
- the infB gene encoding translation initiation factor IF-2 — encoded protein: MAAKPRVHEIAAELGVDSKFALAKLKELGEFVKSPSSTVEPPVARKLRAAIEADPNAKPAEKTEAKPASKPAASSKAPTPGPKPGPVKKAAPAEAPAAAEASAAPAAPAESAPKSGAPTPGPAKPAAPKPGGSAPAESTPKPGGAPKPGAPRPGNNPFSSAQGMGQRPAGPRPGNNPFASAQGMGQRPTPGNIPRPQAPRPGSPRVGAPRPGRPGGAGARGGQGGRPGAPFQQRPGGPGRPGGAGAGAGAGGGFQRPGGGFAGRPGGGGGRGRGPGGGTAGAFGKGGGKSKQRKSRRAKRQEFEMRSAPVVGGVNVSKGNGEIIRLRRGASIADFADKLEALNGYTVQPGTLVTILFNLGEMATATESLDEATFEVLGAELGYKIQMVSPEDEDKELLEGFGLDLEAELEAESDEDLEIRPPVVTVMGHVDHGKTRLLDAIRQSNVIEGEAGGITQHIGAYQIWTEHDGIDRAVTFIDTPGHEAFTAMRARGAQVTDIAILVVAADDGIMPQTVEALNHAQAAGVPIVVAVNKVDKPEANPAKVRQQLTEYGLVAEEYGGDVMFVDVSARNGTGIQELVDAVLLTADAGLDLTANPNKAARGVAIEAKLDKGRGSVATVLIQSGTLRVGDAIVAGTAYGRVRAMLDENGEAVAEAAPSRPVQVQGLNSVPRAGDVFIVTDEDRMARQIAEKREAVERNALLAKARKRISLEDFTRALEEGKVETLNLIIKGDVSGAVEALEESLLKIEVDDSVQLRIIHRGVGAITESDVNLATIDNAIIVGFNVRPDTKAREAAAREGVDVRFYSVIYSAIDEIENSLKGLLKPEFEEVQSGVAEIREVFRSSKFGNIAGVIVRSGTITRNAKARVIRDGVVIADGLAIESLRRFKDDVTEVRTDYEAGIGLGKYNDIQIGDEIETTELVEKPRG
- the nusA gene encoding transcription termination factor NusA, with the protein product MDIELGLLRGIEKEKAIPFDELVSIIEQAILTAYGKHVSEDGAVPAGVRVELDRKTGHVAVLQPVTDEDGAVIGEEEATPEDFGRIAAYAAKQVISQRLRDIADDAVLGEFRGKEGDIVAGVIQQGPNPRMIHVDLGTVEAILPPEEQVPGEEYAHGRRLRVYVTSVAKGAKGPQITVSRTHPGLVRKLFALEVPEIAGGLVEIVSLAREAGHRTKIAVKANDPSVNAKGSCIGEMGRRVRAVTEELAGEKIDIVDHHPDLATFVAHALSPAKVTSAFVLDANTKAVRALVPDYQLSLAIGKEGQNARLAAKLTGAKIDIQPDSVME